Proteins encoded by one window of Maliibacterium massiliense:
- the pdxT gene encoding pyridoxal 5'-phosphate synthase glutaminase subunit PdxT, whose amino-acid sequence MPRIGVLAMQGAVAEHLARLASLEDITVCRVRTRRELEGVDGLILPGGESTAMAKLLCDFGMMAPLAARIRGGMPVWGTCAGMILLAKEIVGEPAHLGVMDIRVRRNAYGTQMDSFRTHAAVPQVAAEPLELVFIRAPWIERAGADVQVLARVQGHAVAARQGHMLATSFHPELTHDTPWHAYFARMVRDAATDGGRA is encoded by the coding sequence GTGCCGCGCATCGGCGTGCTGGCTATGCAGGGCGCGGTGGCGGAGCACCTAGCCCGCCTTGCGTCACTGGAGGACATAACGGTGTGCAGGGTGCGCACGCGAAGGGAGCTGGAAGGGGTAGATGGCCTGATTCTGCCGGGCGGCGAATCCACGGCCATGGCGAAACTGCTGTGCGACTTTGGCATGATGGCGCCGCTTGCCGCGCGCATCCGCGGCGGGATGCCTGTGTGGGGCACCTGCGCAGGGATGATCCTATTGGCCAAAGAGATTGTGGGCGAACCCGCCCATTTGGGCGTGATGGACATCCGCGTGCGGCGCAACGCCTACGGCACGCAGATGGACTCCTTCCGCACGCACGCGGCGGTGCCGCAGGTGGCCGCCGAGCCGCTGGAATTGGTGTTCATCCGCGCGCCATGGATCGAGCGGGCAGGGGCGGACGTGCAGGTGCTGGCGCGCGTACAGGGCCATGCGGTGGCCGCGCGGCAGGGGCATATGCTGGCCACCAGCTTCCACCCGGAGCTGACGCATGACACCCCCTGGCACGCCTATTTCGCCCGCATGGTGCGGGATGCTGCGACCGACGGCGGGCGCGCCTGA
- the pdxS gene encoding pyridoxal 5'-phosphate synthase lyase subunit PdxS, translating into MNERGENNKNLAQMLKGGVIMDVVNAQQAVIAQEAGAVAVMALERVPSDIRKAGGVARMSDPKMIREIQQAVTIPVMAKVRIGHFVEAQILQALHIDYIDESEVLTPADEQYHVDKKAFDVPFVCGARDLGEALRRIAEGASMIRTKGEAGTGNVVEAVRHMRCVNEGIRRVQAAGGEALVTLAKELGAPVELVAYVHAHGRLPVVNFAAGGIATPADAAMMMQLGCDGVFVGSGIFKSSDPAKRARAIVKATAFYDNPDVLAEVSQDLGAAMDSLDVRTLEESAQFAARGW; encoded by the coding sequence ATGAACGAACGCGGCGAAAACAACAAGAACTTGGCCCAGATGCTGAAAGGCGGCGTGATCATGGATGTGGTAAACGCCCAGCAGGCGGTGATTGCCCAAGAAGCGGGTGCGGTGGCAGTGATGGCGCTGGAGCGAGTCCCATCCGACATCCGCAAGGCGGGGGGCGTGGCCCGCATGTCCGACCCCAAAATGATCCGCGAGATTCAGCAGGCCGTGACCATCCCCGTCATGGCAAAGGTGCGCATCGGTCACTTTGTGGAGGCACAGATCCTGCAGGCGCTGCACATCGACTACATCGATGAAAGCGAGGTGCTCACCCCCGCGGATGAGCAGTACCACGTGGACAAAAAAGCGTTCGATGTGCCCTTTGTCTGCGGCGCACGGGATTTGGGCGAGGCGCTGCGCCGCATCGCTGAGGGCGCCTCGATGATCCGCACCAAGGGGGAGGCGGGCACCGGCAACGTGGTGGAGGCGGTGCGCCACATGCGCTGCGTAAACGAGGGCATCCGCAGGGTACAGGCGGCGGGCGGCGAAGCGCTGGTGACGCTTGCCAAGGAGCTGGGCGCGCCGGTGGAGCTGGTGGCCTACGTGCACGCGCACGGCAGGCTGCCGGTGGTCAATTTTGCCGCGGGCGGCATCGCCACGCCGGCGGACGCGGCCATGATGATGCAGCTGGGCTGCGACGGCGTCTTTGTTGGCTCGGGCATCTTCAAGTCGTCCGATCCGGCAAAGCGCGCCCGCGCCATCGTCAAGGCGACCGCATTTTACGACAATCCCGACGTGCTGGCCGAGGTGTCGCAGGATCTGGGCGCGGCGATGGACAGCCTGGACGTGCGCACGCTGGAGGAAAGCGCGCAGTTTGCCGCGCGGGGGTGGTGA
- a CDS encoding PLP-dependent aminotransferase family protein: protein MKSVSIQLESFSQLPRYLALAEALKAAILQGSYAPGDRLPAIRTLADALGLNNGTVVHALRTLVEAGFLRAVRGSGYYVCAPQDAHPALEEDAFCAETAPVEVAAGAINFGSTTPDARIFPIAPFKQALDAVLERDGGYAFGYQDSHGYAPLRATLREMTVQQMGYDIPHERVQIVSGAQQGIDVVSKAQLLPGDYVLCETPTYTGAVAAFTSRGAKVIGVPMQRDGMHLGLLEKYIRAYKPKLLYLMTTYQNPTTYCYSAGKLQKLMALLRKYDLLALEDDAMSGLDYEGAPPAGTLKALDRQNHHVIYIRSFSKLLMPGLRIGYLIAPARCSAHLAVAKHTTDISTSGLIQRALDLYFARGQWQRHTETMRAIYHEKYCVMREALRALAPLGVTFHDARGGLHFWVRLPEALQAAALEQACAAQGVLLAPGTYFYVGAADAHTLRLSFAAMDAPQIRRGVDIMGGCIQALLRAPRRRAPLII from the coding sequence TTGAAAAGTGTATCCATACAATTAGAATCATTTTCGCAGCTGCCGCGCTATCTCGCGCTCGCAGAGGCGCTCAAGGCAGCCATCCTGCAGGGCAGCTATGCCCCCGGCGACAGGCTGCCCGCCATCCGCACGCTGGCCGACGCGCTGGGTCTCAACAACGGCACCGTGGTGCACGCGCTGCGCACGCTTGTGGAGGCGGGCTTCCTGCGCGCGGTGCGGGGCAGCGGCTACTACGTCTGCGCGCCGCAGGACGCCCACCCCGCGCTGGAGGAAGATGCGTTTTGCGCGGAGACCGCGCCCGTGGAGGTGGCGGCAGGCGCCATCAACTTCGGCAGCACCACGCCCGATGCACGCATCTTCCCCATCGCGCCCTTTAAACAGGCGCTCGATGCCGTGCTGGAGCGCGACGGCGGCTACGCCTTCGGCTATCAGGACAGTCACGGCTACGCCCCCTTGCGCGCCACACTGCGGGAGATGACCGTGCAGCAGATGGGCTACGATATCCCGCATGAGCGCGTGCAGATCGTCTCGGGCGCGCAGCAGGGTATCGACGTGGTGAGCAAGGCACAGCTGCTGCCCGGCGATTACGTGCTGTGTGAGACGCCCACCTACACCGGCGCGGTGGCGGCGTTCACCTCGCGCGGTGCCAAGGTGATCGGCGTGCCCATGCAGCGCGACGGCATGCACCTGGGACTGCTGGAAAAATACATCCGCGCCTACAAGCCCAAGCTGCTCTACCTGATGACCACCTACCAAAACCCTACCACCTACTGTTACAGCGCAGGCAAGCTGCAAAAGCTCATGGCGCTGCTGCGCAAATACGACCTGCTGGCGCTGGAGGATGACGCCATGAGCGGCCTGGACTATGAGGGTGCGCCCCCTGCAGGCACCCTCAAGGCGCTCGACCGGCAAAACCACCATGTGATCTATATACGCAGCTTCTCCAAGCTGCTGATGCCCGGTCTGCGCATCGGCTATCTCATCGCGCCCGCGCGCTGCAGCGCGCACCTGGCGGTTGCCAAGCATACCACCGATATCTCCACCTCTGGTTTGATCCAGCGCGCGCTGGACCTGTACTTTGCGCGCGGCCAGTGGCAGCGCCATACTGAAACCATGCGCGCCATCTACCACGAAAAATACTGCGTGATGCGCGAGGCGCTGCGGGCGCTCGCCCCCCTGGGCGTGACCTTTCACGACGCGCGCGGCGGCCTGCACTTCTGGGTGCGCCTGCCCGAGGCGCTGCAGGCCGCGGCGCTGGAGCAGGCCTGCGCTGCGCAGGGGGTGCTACTGGCGCCCGGGACCTATTTCTACGTGGGCGCGGCGGATGCGCACACCCTGCGCCTGAGTTTCGCCGCCATGGACGCCCCCCAGATACGCCGGGGCGTGGATATCATGGGTGGATGCATCCAGGCGCTGCTGCGCGCCCCGCGCAGGCGCGCGCCTTTGATCATCTGA
- a CDS encoding GNAT family N-acetyltransferase: protein MDYTIRELNSNEYKVLEDFLYEAIFIPEGVDLPPREIINQPELQVYINAFGKEDDNAFVAEIDGKIVGAVWTRIMNDYGHIDDDTPSFAISLYKEYRGLGIGTEMMKQMLAFLKDKGYERASLAVQQANYAVKMYQQVGFEIVDKNEEEYIMICNLK, encoded by the coding sequence ATGGACTATACTATTAGAGAACTAAATTCAAACGAATATAAAGTGTTGGAGGATTTTTTGTATGAAGCAATCTTCATTCCAGAGGGTGTGGATTTACCACCGAGAGAAATTATAAATCAACCTGAATTACAGGTTTATATCAATGCGTTTGGTAAAGAAGATGATAATGCATTTGTTGCAGAAATTGATGGAAAGATTGTCGGCGCAGTCTGGACTCGCATAATGAATGATTATGGGCATATTGATGATGACACGCCTTCCTTTGCAATATCATTATATAAGGAATATCGAGGTCTTGGGATTGGAACAGAGATGATGAAACAAATGCTTGCATTTTTAAAGGACAAGGGGTATGAAAGAGCATCTCTTGCTGTGCAGCAAGCAAACTATGCAGTGAAAATGTATCAGCAAGTTGGTTTTGAAATTGTAGATAAGAACGAAGAAGAATACATCATGATTTGCAATTTGAAGTAA